Proteins from a single region of Gaiellales bacterium:
- a CDS encoding type Z 30S ribosomal protein S14, with translation MAKTSLRVKQSRGAKFQTRSYHRCSRCGRSRAYFRKFGVCRICLRELAHQGVIPGMTKSSW, from the coding sequence ATGGCGAAGACATCACTCAGGGTCAAGCAGTCGCGGGGCGCGAAGTTCCAGACGCGCTCGTATCACCGCTGCTCGCGCTGCGGGCGCTCGCGCGCGTACTTCCGCAAGTTCGGAGTGTGCCGCATCTGCCTGCGCGAGCTCGCCCACCAGGGCGTGATCCCGGGAATGACGAAGTCGAGCTGGTGA